Genomic segment of Rhodoflexus caldus:
AGCCGGTGCAAAGGTCGTTGTCAGCAGCCGCAAGCAAGAGGCCGTAGATGAGGTAGCCAACGCACTGAAAGCCAAAGGTTACGAAGCCATAGGCGTGGCCTGCAACGTAGGCGATGCCGCACAAAGACAGCAACTGATAGAAAAAACAATGGAAGCCTTTGGCGGCATAGATATTCTGGTAAACAATGCGGCAACGAACCCCGTATTCGGCCCCGTAGTGAATACCGACAGTGCCGCTTTTGACAAAATTATGGATATCAACGTAAAAGCACCTTTCGAGCTGGGCAAAATGGTGTTGCCCATTATGCAACAGCGCGGCGGCGGCTCTATCATCAACATCAGCAGCATTGGCGGGCTAACCCCCGAGCCGGGCTTGGGCATTTACAGCGTGAGCAAATCCGCCCTGATTATGCTCACCAAAGTAATGGCCAAAGAATGGGGCAGAGCAGGTGTACGCGCCAATGTGATTTGTCCGGGGCTGATTCAAACCAAATTCAGCGAAGCCCTTTGGAAAAACGAGGAAATGTTAAGCAAATCCATTAAACACCTGCCCATTCAGCGCATCGGGCAACCCGAAGACCTCGCCGGCATTGCGCTGTATCTGGCCTCAGAAGCCGGCGCTTATACCACAGGAGCCGTATTTTCGGTAGATGGCGGCTATGTTTGCTAATAAAACAATCAGAGTTGAAATTTTTGCATAACATCTGTTTTTTGCAGCAAAGATTAACCGTACATTGTCGCAGTCGGAGGGTTTTGTAATAGAGTTGCACCCTCCGATTGTTTTTTTGCAAATTAAAACCAACTGATTATCAGCTAATTTTAATGCCGTTTATCACGCTGCATGTTTTTTTATCGTTTGCTATACTAATAAATTGTTAACTAATAACACGCACAACATCATTCTTTTGCGTAATTTAACGGCGCATTTATTCACCAAATAAAACAAATCAGACAATGAAGCAACTATTCAAGCTAAGTTGCTTTGTGCTGTTGTCGCTGTTTTCCGTAACAGCGTACGCACAAAGAACAGTATCGGGTAAAGTGTCTTCCGGGGAAGACAACAGCCCACTTCCGGGCGTATCGGTGGTTGTGAAAGGTACCAGCACAGGTACTACAACCGATGTGGATGGAAATTATCGGATTAACGTGCCGGAAAATGCTACGCTGGTTTTCAGCTATGTAGGATTTCTGAAACAAGAAGCCGAAGTTGGCAGCCGCAGTGTGATTGATATCGTTCTGCAACCTGACAACAAAGTATTGAACGAAGTGGTTGTAACCGGTTACGGTGTGCAAACCAAACGCGAACTGACAGGTTCTATTGCCAAAGTAAGCGGCGACCAAATCTTAAACATGCCCGTTCAGTCTTTTGAACAAGCGCTGCAAGGCCGTGCGGCAGGTGTAAACATTACTACCCCTAACGGTGTATTGGGCAACACTCCTATCATCCGCATACGCGGTACAAACTCCATTACTTCCGGTGCCGACCCACTGATTGTAATTGACGGTATGCCCATCGTATCGGGTAACACCAGCAGCTCTGCCAACGCCGGTAACAACGCGCTTGCGTCTATCAACAACGCCGACATTGAGTCGTTCGAGGTGTTAAAAGACGCAGCAGCCACAGCTATCTACGGTTCGCGTGCTGCCAACGGCGTTATCTTGATTACTACCAAATCGGGTAAAAAAGGTAAGGCTCAGGTAAATTATGATTCATGGGTAGGCTGGACAGAAACATTCCGCCGTTTCAACGTACTGAATGCCGACCAGTACATTGAGATTAAGAACGAAGGCTATCGCAACAACCCTATTCATGCAGGCGTAACCGAAGTAGCTCGTCCGTTCATCGGCCCTGATGGTCAGCCTGTAAGCACCAACTGGTATGACGTGGTTTTCCGTACAGGTTTCCAGCATAACCATACCGTATCCATTAACGGTGCAACCGACAAAACTTCTTACTTCTTCTCTGTCGGTTTCTCCGACCAAGAAGGTATGCTGCGTGCCAACAACTTCCAGCGCACCACTGCCCGTATGAACATCAACCATCAGGCAACCAAGTGGATGAGCGTTGGCGGTAACGTACAGTACACCAACACAGTAACCAACAGCCCTCAAACCGGTTTGTTTGGCGCATTTGCTACCAACGGTTTAGGTCGTCTGCCTATTGTATTGGCTCCTAACATTCCTGTACGCAACCCCGACGGCACACCGGCCATTGATGCACCTAACAACCGTGCAACCACCGGCAATAACTTCCCTAATGCCGTAGGCTTTAACTGGCCTAACCCGTTATACGATTTGGAGCAAAATATTTCACGCTCTGCCACCGACCGTATTCTGGGTAACTTCTTTGTTGAAGTAAGACCAGTGAAAGGTCTGAGCCTGCGTACGGTTTACGGTATTGACCGCCAAAACGTAGAAGACAACACGTTCCGCACACGCATCCACGGCGACGGTTTCCCATTGGGCACGGCTTTCAATACCTACCAGCGCAACTTGCAGTGGAACTGGCAAAATATTGCTACTTATAACAAAACATTTGCCGACAACCACAACCTGACCTTACTGGCAGCAACCGAAGTACAGAAGTTTAATTTGGACGGTTGGGGCGGTTCTCGCCAAGGTGTAGCGGATGACTTCTTCACCAGCTATCAAGGTAACTTTACTACCAACAACCCTCCGGTAGGTAACATTCAAACAGAAAACGGTTTGATTTCTTACTTCGGCCGTGTAAACTACAGCTTCAAAGACAAGTACCTGTTTAGCGCTACTATTCGCCGCGACGGCTACTCTGCTCTTTCAGCTACTAACAAGTTCGGTACATTCGGAGCGGTTTCAGGCGGCTGGCGCTTGTCTGAAGAGGACTTCTTCAAAAACCTGAATCTGGAATTTATCAGCGACTTTAAACTGCGCGGCAGCTACGGTACAACCGGTAACACCAACATTCCTAACTTCGGTTCTCTGAACTTCTTTGGTTCCGGTCTGTACGGCGATTTGGCTACATGGGTTTACACACAAGCAGGTAACCCGAACCTGAAATGGGAATCAAGCAAGAAAACTGACGTTGGTTTTGATGCGGCATTCTTCAACAACCGCCTGACCATGGAGTTTGCTTACTACCTGAACAACATTTCAGATTTGATTATCGGCAACCCTCAGCCTCCTTCAAAAGGTATCCCGGGCAACTCTATCCTGACCAACATTGGCTCTATGCGCAACCAAGGTATTGAGGTTACTATCAACACTGTCAATATTGACAAAGGCGGCTTCAAATGGACAACCTCATTTAACCTGACTACTAACGAAAACAAAGTGCTTGCCCTGAATCAGGACAATGCCGATATCCAATTTACTACAGGTGGTTTGGAACTGACCAGCATTGCACGTGTAGGCTATCCCGTGGGCAGCATCTTTGCAGTACCTTGGGAAGGTGTAAACCCTGAAAACGGCCGCGCAATGTTCCGTCTGGCAAGTGGCCGCGTAGTACAATATAACCACGCTGCTCCTGCCGCTTCTCGTTGGACATTCGTAGATAACGGTCAGAATGCCCCTGCACCTACTGCTACAGACCGTATCATTGCCGGCAATACAAACCCTCGTTTCTTTGGCGGTTTTGACAATACATTCCGCTACAAAGGTTTTGACTTGGGCGTGTTCTTCCAGTATGCATTTGGTTTCTACCTGTACAACGGTACTCGTGCCGGTCTGCTCGACCAACGCATGTGGAACAACAGCACCGAAGTGTTGCAGCGCTGGCGTCAGCCGGGCGACCAGACCACTGTGCCTCGCTTGGTATATACTGACAACTTCTCTAACGGTTCTGCATTTGCCATCACCCGTAACGTAGAAAAAGGCGACTTCATCCGCCTGCGCAACGTGAGCTTGGGCTACTCGCTGCCTGCTGATGTGTTGAAGAAACTTTCTCTGACTAATGCAAGGCTGTACGCACAGGTGCAAAATGCTTTTGTGATTACCAACTACACAGGTAGCGACCCCGAAGTGAGCACTAACAGCCCGGGTTTGGGAGCAACAGCTACCAACATCGGCGCAGGTGTAGACCGTAACACATTCCCTCAGGCACGCACCTACTCACTGGGCGTTAACATTACCTTCTAACACTTAAACTGAAGAACACGATGAAAATCCAAAAATATTTGAAAGCATCGTTGCTGGCAGCCTTTACAACGCTGGCAGTAACCTCTTGTAATCAGGATAAAATCCTTGAACCGGTTCCATTGACCGCACTTTCCGATAAAAGTGCCTTTACAACCCCAGACCGTATAGCTGCACAATTGAACGGCCTTTATGCCAGTGTGAAATCGGGTCAGTTTTTGGGCGGCCGTATGCTGGTATATATGGATGTGCGCGGCGAAGACTTCCAAAACCGTACCGGTAACGGTGTAACAGCGCTCTTTGCTTGGAGCTACAACCAAAACTCCGGTAACGCCGAGCCTCAAAACGCGTGGTCATCCGGCTATTTGGCTATTAACCGCATCAACGTATTCCTCAAAGGTTTGGATGACAACCCTACCGTTATTTCAACGGCACTTGCCAACCAATACCGCGGTGAAGCCCGCTTCCTGCGCGCCCTGTCTTACTACTATCTGGTAAACCTGTATGCCCGTCCGTTCCCGCTGAACAACGGTGCCAGCCCCGGTTTGCCGCTGCGTTTACAGGCAGAAGTCGGCCCTCAAAACTCCGACTTGGCTCGCAGCACCGTAGCACAGGTCTATAACCAAATTCTGGAAGACCTGAACTTTGCCGAGCAGAACGTGTTGGCCTCTCACCCTTCTGCTTTGCTGAATGTAACCCGCGCCCACCGCAATGCAGTGGTTGCTATCAAAATCCGCGTGCTGATGAGCATGGGACGCTATGCCGATGCCGTTACCGAATGTCGTAAGATTGTAGGCGGCACATCGGCTCCATTCTCTGCTCCTACGGGCGTACAGCACCGCTTAGCACCTACTTTTGCCAGCATATTCGCTCCCCCTTACACTACTTCAGAGTCTATTTTCTCATTCCCAATGACTTTGAACGATTTACCGGGTGTACAAAACGGTTTGGGTTCTTACTTTGGTGTTCCTGCACCTCCGCAAAATGCTATTGCTGACTACAACCTCGACCCTGCAGGTATTCTGAGCAATCCGGCATGGACAGCAAATGATGCACGCCGTGCAATGACTGCCGTAGCTACAGGCCGCACATTCATCACCAAGTTCCCGTTGAACCCCTACACCGACTACGTACCTATCGCCCGTTATTCTGAGGTGTTACTGAACTATGCCGAGTCATTGGTTCGCTCTACCAACTCTGTTTCTCAATTGGCCATAGACTTGCTGAATGCCGTTCGCGGTCGCTCGGCTCCGGGTGCAACTTATACCTCTTTTGCTACGCCTGCCGAATTCCTGCAAGCCTTGGCATTGGAAAAACGCATTGAGTTCCTTGGCGAAGGTCTGCGTTCGTTAGACTTGCATCGCTTGTTGCAGCCGCTGCCTGCCAAAACAGGTGTTCCCGGCTCTGTAGCGCCAACCGATGCGAACTACATCTGGCCTATTCCTGATGCAGAACTGGCAGCTAACAAGCTGATGACGCAGAACTAATTCATCACGAATAGATTGTTGTTTTGATAAAGGCTGCCCTCTTATGGCGGCCTTTATCTTTTCAGCTAATTACAAATGGCATTGGGGAGTTTAGACACAGAATTTCAGATGTAAAAATCAGCGTTTACTCGCATCATCCGCCACTCCGCACGCCTATGCCATGCGGTTTAATCTGCTCAATTGATTAAGCAAGTGAGCAATTTAAAATGACCTTTCAAATTTACCGCAAAGCCCGCTGAGTATTACGCCAATAGCCGCTGAGTGTTTTTATGATGAATTTTTTCTTTGTGTACACTGCGGTTAAACCTTTGCGCACTCCGCGGTAAAAAAGAACGCGTTAATCTGCTCAATTGATTATCTTTAATGAACCATTTAAACAACCTCATATGAAGCATGTAAAAAACTGGCTGATAGTGGCTGCCTTGATTATTGCCGGCAGTTTGCAGGCACAGCCTTTCCGTCTGAATGGCGCATGGAGAGTTACTACTACGCAAGGGTTGCCTCAGGGCGCTCAAATGATTTACCTAATGAGCGATAACTACTTCGTTTCGGCAGTATTCAATGAAAAAGACAAGCAATTTTTCGGCATCCTTGGCGGAACGTATCGCATAGAGGGCAATCAACTAACCGGCACGCTTGAATTTAACTCGGTAGATTCTACGGCGGTCGGCAGCAGCCAAACCTTTACCCTCTCACAATCTGCAGACGGTAAGACAATCTACATGGAAAGTTCTTATCAGGGGCAAACCAACAAAGAGGCATTGGAACGGATAGAATCTACCGCCACCACTCCCTTGACAGGCCTCTGGCGATTTGCAGGCCGCGTAGATGCGGAAGGCAAAGAAACTCGCTCGCAGCGCGGGCCGCGTAAAACCATCAAACTGCTGACAGGCAATTATTTTGTATGGGCTGCCATCAATACGGAAACCAAGCAGTTTTTTGGCTGCGGCGGCGGCACCTATACGGCACAAGACGGTAAGTACACCGAAAATATACAGTTTTTCAGCCGCGACAACAGCCGCGTAGGCGCAAGCCTGACTTTTGATTTTCAGTTAAAAGACAAAGACTGGCATCACAAGGGCAAAAACAGCCGCGGAGAGCCTTTATACGAAATCTGGGCGTTGGATTAGCCCCCTACGGATGCGCCTCCACCCACCATTCGCCTCCTTCAAAGTACTCTTTCTTCCAGATGGGGACAGTGGTTTTGAGCGTATCTATCACATAACGACAGGCTTCAAATGCCTCTTTGCGGTGAGGCGTAGCCACAGCTACAACCACCGCAACTTCTCCGATAGCCAATCTGCCCGTGCGGTGAACAATCGCCAACTTTTTAACAGGCCATTGTTGTTCGGCCGTGCGGGCTATTTTCTCCATCTCGCGCAGTGCCATAGGTTCATAGGCTTCATATTCCAGATGTGTAACCTGTCGGCCTTCGTTGCAGTTGCGCACCGTACCAATGAAAATATCAATCGCGCCCGCTTCGGCAGCAGCGCTGACTTCGGCAATCACTTTTTCAACCGCAATCGGAGAGTCTGTCAAAGCAATCATATTACATTGAGACAGCGCAATTTACAAAAACTCTTTGCACCGCATGAGCCTAACGGAAATACCACAGGTTGCGACGGCTGAGTTTCAGGTCTGAAAGTACGGAAGCACGTACATTGATGTCCAATGTATAGCCTGCACGCGGCCCGAAAGGAATCCAACTGACATTCATTACCCAGCAGTGCAAATCGCGGTAGATAGTAAACTGGGTAAAACTCAAGCCCTTAGCTTCAAAATCGTAGCCGGAGTTAAAGCCTATCTTCCACTTTTCGGTCATTTTCAAATCGCCGTTGAAATTGAGCGTTTGCGTTACTTGCGAGGTTTGAAAGCCCATTTTGTTGTAGGAAAGGTTGTAGCTCACGCTCAGCGTCCACGGTACGGTAAAGTCTATATACAAATTTCTGTTGCGGCTGATGTAGTCCAGTTCCTCTTGGCTGACTTTGTCCGAACGCAATTTTCGGTTGGCTTGCGGCGGTGCAAAATTTGCCGTAATGGCCAAGCTGGCATTGGTAATATTGCCTATACCATTGCCGTTTTGCCATGCATAAGTCTTGTTGCGCCGCTGCGTAACGTTCCTGATGCCCCCGATTGTATCTACGCGCAGGAGTTCATAGCCGTAAGGGTCTAAGGTAGCACTGGCGGCAACGTTGAACTTCTTAAACAGGTTTGTACGTGCCGTAAGTGCAATAGGTGCTAATTTGAAAGAATCGGCAGCCATGTTATAGCTGGTGTTCAGTCCGAAATTGTCTATCAGCGTAACCTTGTCTGCCGCTTTAGATGCCTTGGCCGCTGTTGCTTTGGCAGAAGAAGCCGATGCGGCGGCGGTGTCTTCCTTAGGCCGCAGTTTCATTTCCAGCGTATTGGTAAGTCCCAAACTAACAGAGCCCTGACGGCCGGATATCGGCTGCCCGTAGATACCATTCAGGCGACTTTGCCGCACCAAGTTGGGGTTTTGCTGATTTTCGGGCTGAATACTCAGGTTGTCAAAGAAATTGAATCGCGGGTCGCCAAAGTCAGGCTGGTAAGTAAAGCCCATATTAGGGTTAATGGTCAGGCGAATGCGGTCAATTTTTTTTGATTTGGGATAGAAGAAACCATACAAGCGGGTTTGTACCGAAGCGCCTACATTGTAGGAATAGAAGCGCGAAAAACCGCGCACCGTGTCAATCTTTACAATGTCGTTGCGTTCCAGCGTATATACATAGCGTTCGGGATACCACACCTCCGAATAGTTCCCGTTAAAACTTGTGGTAAAATATTTAAACAAAGTTACCGCCGTAGTAACGGGTATATTGTGCTGCACGCCCATTTGCGCACGCCCCAAAATATTGCTCAAATTGTCAAAATTAAAAGGCAAGAAAGAGGCAGGAATTTGATTGACCGGCTCACCTTTGTCGTTCAGATTACCGGCCACTTTGAAAGGAAACGACTGCCCCTGCCTGTTGTTGGTGATTACTGCACGCGCTTTGCCGGTATAGCTGAAGTTAAACTGACTCCAAATAGATTTACTGTCGCTTTTCTTACCCTTAAACGGATAAATGCGATTCATGCCCACGTTTGCCTCCGGAAAAACACTTACTATCCGAGTAACGATGTTTTGTTCGTGGCGCAAATTAGCCCCGAAAGTGAAAGGCGTTCCCGTAAAAGTTTTGTTGTAAGAAATGTTAGAGTTAAACGAGGATGACTGAAAATTATTCAATTGCGGGGCATTGTTCCGTCCGAACGTATTGGTACCCGCATTTACGCTGGCACTGAAACGGCTATCTCCTTTACTTTGCGGCGTATGATTCCAACTGATATTAAAATCATTGACTACATTGTTTTCAATCTGTCCGGGCACTTCGTTGATGCGTCGGTTATACTGGAAGCGGAATTGCCCGTCAAAGGCATAGCGCTTTTTGTACCGAGTAGCAGCCGTAAGCCCCCAACCGCCTTTGGTATGTATTTCGCCGAGCAGTGAAAGGTCAAAATTATCGCTCAGCACAAAGTAGAACCCGCCCTGACTCAGGAAAAAACCGCGCTCGCGCGTCTCACCGTACTGCGGCATTACAAAACCCGACGAACGTGTTTTAGGCTGCGGAAACATGCCAAAAGCAAACCCCAAAGGGGTAGGAATACGGTTGATTTCCAGATTAAACAATCCCGAAACAATCACTTTGCCGGGAATCACCTTCATTTTGCGGGCGCGAATCCCAAAATGGGGAACGGGTGCATCGCAGGTGGTGTACAGGCCGTTTTCACCGTAGGAGTTGTCGTTTTCGTCTTTCTTGACGTTTTCCAGCAAAATAAAACCTTCGCCATACTTGGTCGTTACGCCTGTAACTTTTGCCTTGCGGGTTTTGAAATTATATGCCAAACCTTTGGAGGTATAGGTCTCTCCCCGTTCCTTAAACTCGGGCAAACCCTGCTCCTTGCGCGTGGTGCTGTCTATCGTATAAGAGGCCTTAATCGTATTTTGAGGCCAGTCAATCTCAATTTTTGCCGCTTTGAGCGAAATATCGCCGTACTCAATTTTAGAATCATTATATAAATAAATCATCCGTTTGCGTACATCAAACCGGATAGAGTCTTTAGCCGTATAATTGATAGTCGTGGTAAT
This window contains:
- a CDS encoding putative LPS assembly protein LptD, whose amino-acid sequence is MKKLLKITCVLCCTLLVLLPGRQVIAQNTSPAANLRAATDSLSTVQDSIARAVPKGDITTTINYTAKDSIRFDVRKRMIYLYNDSKIEYGDISLKAAKIEIDWPQNTIKASYTIDSTTRKEQGLPEFKERGETYTSKGLAYNFKTRKAKVTGVTTKYGEGFILLENVKKDENDNSYGENGLYTTCDAPVPHFGIRARKMKVIPGKVIVSGLFNLEINRIPTPLGFAFGMFPQPKTRSSGFVMPQYGETRERGFFLSQGGFYFVLSDNFDLSLLGEIHTKGGWGLTAATRYKKRYAFDGQFRFQYNRRINEVPGQIENNVVNDFNISWNHTPQSKGDSRFSASVNAGTNTFGRNNAPQLNNFQSSSFNSNISYNKTFTGTPFTFGANLRHEQNIVTRIVSVFPEANVGMNRIYPFKGKKSDSKSIWSQFNFSYTGKARAVITNNRQGQSFPFKVAGNLNDKGEPVNQIPASFLPFNFDNLSNILGRAQMGVQHNIPVTTAVTLFKYFTTSFNGNYSEVWYPERYVYTLERNDIVKIDTVRGFSRFYSYNVGASVQTRLYGFFYPKSKKIDRIRLTINPNMGFTYQPDFGDPRFNFFDNLSIQPENQQNPNLVRQSRLNGIYGQPISGRQGSVSLGLTNTLEMKLRPKEDTAAASASSAKATAAKASKAADKVTLIDNFGLNTSYNMAADSFKLAPIALTARTNLFKKFNVAASATLDPYGYELLRVDTIGGIRNVTQRRNKTYAWQNGNGIGNITNASLAITANFAPPQANRKLRSDKVSQEELDYISRNRNLYIDFTVPWTLSVSYNLSYNKMGFQTSQVTQTLNFNGDLKMTEKWKIGFNSGYDFEAKGLSFTQFTIYRDLHCWVMNVSWIPFGPRAGYTLDINVRASVLSDLKLSRRNLWYFR
- a CDS encoding SusC/RagA family TonB-linked outer membrane protein — encoded protein: MKQLFKLSCFVLLSLFSVTAYAQRTVSGKVSSGEDNSPLPGVSVVVKGTSTGTTTDVDGNYRINVPENATLVFSYVGFLKQEAEVGSRSVIDIVLQPDNKVLNEVVVTGYGVQTKRELTGSIAKVSGDQILNMPVQSFEQALQGRAAGVNITTPNGVLGNTPIIRIRGTNSITSGADPLIVIDGMPIVSGNTSSSANAGNNALASINNADIESFEVLKDAAATAIYGSRAANGVILITTKSGKKGKAQVNYDSWVGWTETFRRFNVLNADQYIEIKNEGYRNNPIHAGVTEVARPFIGPDGQPVSTNWYDVVFRTGFQHNHTVSINGATDKTSYFFSVGFSDQEGMLRANNFQRTTARMNINHQATKWMSVGGNVQYTNTVTNSPQTGLFGAFATNGLGRLPIVLAPNIPVRNPDGTPAIDAPNNRATTGNNFPNAVGFNWPNPLYDLEQNISRSATDRILGNFFVEVRPVKGLSLRTVYGIDRQNVEDNTFRTRIHGDGFPLGTAFNTYQRNLQWNWQNIATYNKTFADNHNLTLLAATEVQKFNLDGWGGSRQGVADDFFTSYQGNFTTNNPPVGNIQTENGLISYFGRVNYSFKDKYLFSATIRRDGYSALSATNKFGTFGAVSGGWRLSEEDFFKNLNLEFISDFKLRGSYGTTGNTNIPNFGSLNFFGSGLYGDLATWVYTQAGNPNLKWESSKKTDVGFDAAFFNNRLTMEFAYYLNNISDLIIGNPQPPSKGIPGNSILTNIGSMRNQGIEVTINTVNIDKGGFKWTTSFNLTTNENKVLALNQDNADIQFTTGGLELTSIARVGYPVGSIFAVPWEGVNPENGRAMFRLASGRVVQYNHAAPAASRWTFVDNGQNAPAPTATDRIIAGNTNPRFFGGFDNTFRYKGFDLGVFFQYAFGFYLYNGTRAGLLDQRMWNNSTEVLQRWRQPGDQTTVPRLVYTDNFSNGSAFAITRNVEKGDFIRLRNVSLGYSLPADVLKKLSLTNARLYAQVQNAFVITNYTGSDPEVSTNSPGLGATATNIGAGVDRNTFPQARTYSLGVNITF
- a CDS encoding molybdenum cofactor biosynthesis protein MoaE; this translates as MIALTDSPIAVEKVIAEVSAAAEAGAIDIFIGTVRNCNEGRQVTHLEYEAYEPMALREMEKIARTAEQQWPVKKLAIVHRTGRLAIGEVAVVVAVATPHRKEAFEACRYVIDTLKTTVPIWKKEYFEGGEWWVEAHP
- a CDS encoding SDR family NAD(P)-dependent oxidoreductase, with amino-acid sequence MLKDRFLLNGKVAVITGASKGIGEAMAEIMAEAGAKVVVSSRKQEAVDEVANALKAKGYEAIGVACNVGDAAQRQQLIEKTMEAFGGIDILVNNAATNPVFGPVVNTDSAAFDKIMDINVKAPFELGKMVLPIMQQRGGGSIINISSIGGLTPEPGLGIYSVSKSALIMLTKVMAKEWGRAGVRANVICPGLIQTKFSEALWKNEEMLSKSIKHLPIQRIGQPEDLAGIALYLASEAGAYTTGAVFSVDGGYVC
- a CDS encoding RagB/SusD family nutrient uptake outer membrane protein; protein product: MKIQKYLKASLLAAFTTLAVTSCNQDKILEPVPLTALSDKSAFTTPDRIAAQLNGLYASVKSGQFLGGRMLVYMDVRGEDFQNRTGNGVTALFAWSYNQNSGNAEPQNAWSSGYLAINRINVFLKGLDDNPTVISTALANQYRGEARFLRALSYYYLVNLYARPFPLNNGASPGLPLRLQAEVGPQNSDLARSTVAQVYNQILEDLNFAEQNVLASHPSALLNVTRAHRNAVVAIKIRVLMSMGRYADAVTECRKIVGGTSAPFSAPTGVQHRLAPTFASIFAPPYTTSESIFSFPMTLNDLPGVQNGLGSYFGVPAPPQNAIADYNLDPAGILSNPAWTANDARRAMTAVATGRTFITKFPLNPYTDYVPIARYSEVLLNYAESLVRSTNSVSQLAIDLLNAVRGRSAPGATYTSFATPAEFLQALALEKRIEFLGEGLRSLDLHRLLQPLPAKTGVPGSVAPTDANYIWPIPDAELAANKLMTQN